The following DNA comes from Acidobacteriota bacterium.
ACTACTCGCGACTCGCGACTCGCTACTCACTCTTAACCACCTATGACCAAACACATTGGAATTGTTGCCTGCAGCACTGAGGGGGCTGCGCTCTGTTATCGAACCATTAGCCTTGTGGGTGCTGAGTTGATGGGTCGCCACGCCCATCCACAAATTTCACTGCATTCCCATCCACTCAGTGAATATATGAAGTGCATTGACGCTGATAGCTGGCAGGGCGTCGCCAACCTGATGCTCTCTTCAACCCACAAAGTCGCCCAAACCGGCGCTGACTTTGCCATTTGCCCAGATAACACCATCCATCAGGCACTTGATTTCTTCAAAGAAACCTCGCCGATTTCCTGGCTGCATATTGCCGAAGAAGTCGGCGCCGAAGCCAACCGACGTGGATTCAAGCGCCTGGCCATTCTCGGCACGAAATATCTGATGGAAGGCCCGGTCTATCCGAGCCGATTAGAACCGCTCGGCCTCGAATACCGCATTCCAAATCTGGAAGAACGCATCCGCATCAACGATCACATTTTTGATGAACTGGTGTATGGACGCCTGACTGATGAAGCCCGTGCTTTTTTTGTGAAGGTGATTACGCGGCTTCAAAATGAAGAGGGTTGTGATGCGGCAGTGCTGGGATGCACGGAAATTCCGCTTCTGATCAGCGATGCTGATTCGCCGGTGCCAACGCTGGATTCAACCCGGTTGCTGGCCAGAGCAGCAGTCCAACACGCGCTTCAGTGACCAATGACAGGGTGACCATTGACAAGGTGACAAGGTGACAAGGTGACAAGGTGACAAGGTGACCACTGTCATTCTGTCATTTGCCACCCTGTCATTTGTCACCCTGTCATTCTGTCACATTGTCATCTGGTGCATCGGGTGCCCACCAGTTTCCTTCTTCTTGTAAGAGTTGAAACAGCGTCTGGGTCAGTGCCAGAATCAGCGGTCCAAGAAACAATCCAATCAATCCAAAGGCCCTTACTCCACCCAGAAGTGCAAAGAATGTAAGTAGATAGGAAGTTTTCGTCGAGCCGCTCAGGATAATCGGACGAATCACATTGTCCGCCATGCCGATCACCAGTGCCCCCCAGGTCAGCATGATGATGCCTTTGATCCAGTGCCCGGTGAGAAACA
Coding sequences within:
- a CDS encoding amino acid racemase → MTKHIGIVACSTEGAALCYRTISLVGAELMGRHAHPQISLHSHPLSEYMKCIDADSWQGVANLMLSSTHKVAQTGADFAICPDNTIHQALDFFKETSPISWLHIAEEVGAEANRRGFKRLAILGTKYLMEGPVYPSRLEPLGLEYRIPNLEERIRINDHIFDELVYGRLTDEARAFFVKVITRLQNEEGCDAAVLGCTEIPLLISDADSPVPTLDSTRLLARAAVQHALQ